AGTAGTAAGACAGCGAGCCTCCTTAGCTCAGTAGGTAGCAGCGACGGACTGTTAATCCGTAGGTCGCAGGTTCGAGCCCTGCAGGAGGCGCCATTTTTTCTAACAAATTATTCACTCTCAAGACCGGGTACGGGCCCGTAGCTCAGGCTGGTTAGAGTGCTCGGCTCATAACCGAGTGGTCATGGGTTCAAATCCCATCGGGCCCATATAATCTGAAACAAGCTCCAGTGGTGTAGTCCGGCCAATCATCCGGCCCTTTCGAGGCCGGGACTCGGGTTCAAATCCCGGCTGGAGCATTTATTTTTAAGTGCAGGGGTTGTCGAGCCTGGCCAAAGATGCAGGACTTAGAATCCTGTCCAGTAGTGGTTCCAGGGTTCAAATCCCTGCCCCTGCATTATATCAATCGTAAAAGATGATTATTGTGGCCGTGGTAGGGTAGTGGCTATCCTGAGGGACTGTGGATCCCTCGACCCGGGTTCGATTCCCGGTCTCGGCCCCATTTTTATTTTGGGAATATATATTTATTAATTTAGATATATAATTTATTATACAAATTTTTAAATAATGATTCAAAACTATCCGTAATAAGTACAATTTATAAAAAACGGTGAATTTATGAAAATAATGGGAATACTTGGCATTCAGGGAGATATAGAAGAACACGAAGATGCAGTTAGAAAAATAAACTGTATTCCTAAACGCATAAGAACTGTAGACGATTTAGAAGGGATAGATGCTTTAATAATCCCGGGTGGGGAGAGCACCACTATTGGGAAATTGATGGTAAGCTATGGATTTATCGATAAAATTAGAAATTTAAAAATCCCGATACTTGGCACCTGTGCAGGTATGGTTCTTTTATCAAAGGGAACAGGAAAAGAGCAGCCATTACTAGATATTTTAAATGTAACAATAAAAAGAAATGCATACGGTAGCCAAAAGGACAGTTTTGAGAAAGAAATAGTATTGGGTGGAAAAGAGATACACGCAGTATTTATCCGGGCCCCACAAGTTGGAGATATACTTTCGAAAGACGTAGAAATAATTTCAAAAGATGACGAAAATATTGTTGGAGTAAAACAAGGAAATATCATGGCAATTTCATTTCATCCTGAACTCTCAGACGATGGTGTTATTGCATACGAATACTTTTTGAAAAATTTTGTGGAAAAAAATTAATTATTGATTTATAATCCCTTTTCTTTTATGAATCAATTCTGCTATTTCAGAACTCACATATGGGTTCGGACTATTTTCAAATTCTTTTAATTCGTCAAATAAGTAATCTGGGATTTTATTTATTCCTTTTATTTTAAAGAATTTTATTAAAAATAGTTTAGAATCGTCCTGGGAACTTTTAAGGTAGTCTATAATTCTTTTACTTACTTTTTCAAGGATTTCTTCGTTATCTTCAAAATTGCAGGCATATACTACATCAAGAGCTTTTCTAAAGATTATCCATTTTTCATCATTGCTTATTAAATTCAGAACTTTTTCATGAATTTCGGGGTAATCTGTGCATTTAATATTTAATTTGATCATACTTGCAAGAGTTTCTAAACTTTCAACCTGTATTTGGGATGAATCTTCATCAAGAAGTTTTGAAACAAGTATTAAATATTCTTCAAAATTTTTGGATTTTAAAACTGCTTCTTCAAACCAGAATGTTTTTTTAGACATTATTGTTTTCAATAATTCAAGGCCTTTGTATGCCAGTAATGGATATTGTCTGTTAAAAATAATTTCTGAAATGTTTTTAAGGATATATTCTTTATTATTTTCGATTTCATTTAATAATTTGGTGTCTTCTGATTTTACATTGGTTTTTAAGACATCCAATAGTATTGTCGTAATCATTAAGGAATTTTTATTTGATTTTAGGATATTGAACTTTATAAAATCTGAAAATTCAAGATTTACATAATTTAGGGTTTTGTAATCTTGGGTTAACAGATATTTTAATGAGAAATATATCTCTTTCCACGTTTGATTTTTAACATCAACAATTTCTGATTCAGCATGGTTTTTAGATAAATATTCTTCAAGTTCAAGTTTTTCAGCTACTAATTTTGTAGATTCCTCTTTTTTAAGATTGTTAAGTATTTTTAAAGATATTTCTGTTATTTTAGGGTTTACTTGTGGGTATATAACAAATTCTTTTACTTTTTCAGTGATTTTTCCGCTTAATTCAAAATCTTCTTCAATATATCCAAAAATTTCATTTAAAGAATCAATTCGTCTTGAAACAATTAGTTCATTTAAATTTCCATAAAGAATATTTTCACGCGAGTTTGGAACTTTTTTAAATTTATTTTTTAAAGTGGTCAAAATGGAATTTGCAGTATCAAATTCGTTTTTAATCCTTAGCAATTCTGAAAATATATGGAAATATTCTTCGGTAATGTCCTGTTTTTCAATAAATCCAAGGATTTTTTGAATATGTTCATAATCTTTAGAATTAATATAACTTCTTAATTTAACTTTAATTCGAATTATGGCAGATTTTTTAAGTTCCGGGTGGTTAATTGTATTTTCAAGAGTTTTAAATTTCGCTTTTAATGGTTTATCTTCATAATTCATTAGATATTCTGAATTG
This Methanococcus maripaludis C5 DNA region includes the following protein-coding sequences:
- the pdxT gene encoding pyridoxal 5'-phosphate synthase glutaminase subunit PdxT; the protein is MKIMGILGIQGDIEEHEDAVRKINCIPKRIRTVDDLEGIDALIIPGGESTTIGKLMVSYGFIDKIRNLKIPILGTCAGMVLLSKGTGKEQPLLDILNVTIKRNAYGSQKDSFEKEIVLGGKEIHAVFIRAPQVGDILSKDVEIISKDDENIVGVKQGNIMAISFHPELSDDGVIAYEYFLKNFVEKN